The following nucleotide sequence is from Carboxydothermus pertinax.
GGCATCCCTACGAAAGATTTGCGGAGTTTGTACCGCATAGAGACGGCTCCGGTCTAGAGTCGAAAGCACTACGCTATCCTCTACTTCTTTTATTGTATCTCGAAGGGGGACTGCTAAAATTGCCCCGGCATATCCTTCCGCCAGTTTCTTAACTCCCATTGCAAACGCTTCTTTTGGAAAAAAAGGACGTACCCCATCGTGCACTGCTACAATGGAAATACTTTCCTCCAGAGTCTTAAGTCCACGAGCTACTGACTCTCGCCGGGTACTACCTCCAGGGGTTAAAATTATTCTTGCTAAATTATACCTAGAAAGCAAGTCTGCTGCAACTTTTAAGTAATCTTCCGGCACCGTTAAAACCACTTGTCCGACTAGGGGTTGGTTTAAAATTCTCTTTAGAGTAATCATTAATACCGGTATTCCAGTTATCTCTAAAAATTGTTTGGGTTTATTCCCACCAAAACGTCGACCTACC
It contains:
- the ispD gene encoding 2-C-methyl-D-erythritol 4-phosphate cytidylyltransferase: MEKIGVIVTAGGVGRRFGGNKPKQFLEITGIPVLMITLKRILNQPLVGQVVLTVPEDYLKVAADLLSRYNLARIILTPGGSTRRESVARGLKTLEESISIVAVHDGVRPFFPKEAFAMGVKKLAEGYAGAILAVPLRDTIKEVEDSVVLSTLDRSRLYAVQTPQIFRRDALLKGHALGEKEQLDAVDDSFLVERTGEPVAIIPGDYKNLKITWPEDLEIAEFLLTKYFSKEFL